Proteins encoded within one genomic window of Streptomyces profundus:
- a CDS encoding DUF742 domain-containing protein gives MNTPPPSQGSYGASHNYGSYDDEGDQPLVRPYAMTGGRTRPRYQLAIEALVSTTADPMQMQGLLPEHQRICQLCLEVKSVAEVSALVAIPLGVARILVADLAEAGLVAIHQPGHDGEPGGQPDVTLLERVLSGLRKL, from the coding sequence ATGAACACCCCGCCGCCCTCGCAGGGCTCGTACGGTGCTTCCCACAACTACGGGTCGTATGACGACGAGGGCGATCAGCCGCTGGTGCGTCCTTACGCGATGACCGGTGGCCGCACCAGGCCGCGTTACCAGCTGGCGATCGAGGCGTTGGTGAGCACCACCGCCGATCCCATGCAGATGCAGGGGCTGCTCCCCGAGCATCAGCGGATCTGCCAGCTGTGCCTTGAGGTGAAGTCGGTCGCCGAGGTGTCGGCGCTCGTCGCCATTCCCCTGGGGGTGGCCCGGATTCTGGTGGCCGACCTGGCCGAGGCCGGGCTTGTCGCCATCCATCAGCCGGGCCATGACGGGGAGCCCGGCGGTCAGCCCGATGTGACGCTGCTGGAAAGGGTGCTCAGTGGACTTCGCAAGCTCTGA
- a CDS encoding GTP-binding protein — MDFASSDGMGHSMPGPPSSATPKATPTATTSAKIVVAGGFGVGKTTFVGAVSEINPLRTEAVMTSASAGIDDLTHTGNKTTTTVAMDFGRITLDQDLILYLFGTPGQDRFWFMWDDLVRGAIGAIVLVDTRRLADCFPAVDYFENSGLPFVIALNGFDGYQPYSPEEVREALQIGPDVPIITTDARHRAEAKSGLITLVEHALLARLH; from the coding sequence GTGGACTTCGCAAGCTCTGACGGAATGGGGCATTCGATGCCCGGGCCTCCCTCCTCGGCCACCCCCAAGGCCACGCCTACGGCCACGACATCGGCGAAGATCGTGGTGGCCGGTGGGTTCGGTGTGGGCAAGACCACGTTCGTGGGCGCGGTTTCGGAGATCAACCCGCTGCGGACCGAGGCGGTGATGACTTCGGCGTCGGCGGGGATCGACGATCTGACGCACACGGGGAACAAGACCACGACCACGGTCGCGATGGATTTCGGTCGTATCACGCTGGACCAGGATCTGATCCTGTACCTGTTCGGTACGCCGGGGCAGGACCGTTTCTGGTTCATGTGGGACGACCTGGTGCGGGGTGCGATCGGGGCGATCGTGCTGGTGGACACGCGGCGGCTGGCGGACTGCTTCCCGGCCGTGGACTACTTCGAGAACAGCGGCCTGCCCTTCGTGATCGCGCTCAACGGCTTCGACGGTTATCAGCCGTACTCGCCGGAGGAGGTCCGCGAGGCGCTCCAGATCGGCCCGGATGTGCCGATTATCACGACGGACGCCCGCCATCGCGCCGAGGCCAAAAGTGGCCTGATCACCCTGGTCGAGCACGCCTTGTTGGCTCGTTTGCACTGA
- a CDS encoding roadblock/LC7 domain-containing protein, producing the protein MSQAAQNLNWLITSFVDNTPGVSHTVVVSADGLLLAMSEGFPRDRADQLAAVASGLTSLTAGASRIFEGGAVNQTVVEMERGFLFIMSISDGSSLAVLAHPEADIGLVGYEMALLVDRAGTVLTPDLRAELQGSLLN; encoded by the coding sequence ATGAGCCAGGCGGCGCAGAACCTCAACTGGTTGATTACCAGTTTCGTGGATAACACCCCGGGGGTGTCGCACACGGTTGTGGTGTCCGCCGATGGTCTTCTTCTGGCGATGTCCGAGGGGTTCCCGAGGGATCGTGCGGATCAGTTGGCGGCGGTGGCCTCCGGGCTGACATCGCTGACCGCGGGTGCCTCGCGGATCTTCGAGGGCGGTGCGGTGAATCAGACCGTGGTGGAAATGGAACGGGGGTTCTTGTTCATCATGTCCATTTCCGACGGTTCGTCGTTGGCGGTGTTGGCACATCCGGAGGCCGATATCGGTCTCGTGGGTTACGAGATGGCGTTGTTGGTGGACCGTGCGGGCACGGTCCTGACCCCCGACTTGCGCGCCGAACTGCAGGGCAGTCTGCTCAACTGA